A window from Pseudomonadota bacterium encodes these proteins:
- a CDS encoding adenylosuccinate lyase family protein: protein MDSFQTPRSHITDSRFYGNGYTTNEAGMVFCDLRRMQRWLDVESALVQSQAALKIIPDEAARKLVETARLELFDIEEIRKDIIETGHSLIPLLNSWQRAAGPDAARYIHFGATTQDIQDTAQSLELRDIVAIIDADLRDILQELCNLAEKHRDLVTIGRTHCQPALPTTLGLKFAVWLDEMLRNCRRLDECRSRLLVSQLFGGVGTMAAFAGRGQELIEEFSRRLGLDTPLTAWHSARDRIAEFTSCMALLTGTMAKIANEICQLSRNETGELEEPFHMGKIGSTTMPHKRNPELCEQVVVLARLVKSSALLGFEGLINEHERDYRAVRMEWAGLVDACSYTCGSLHLMKTILRGLIIHPERIRQNLDSSACLVSTEALMFLVGNRIGKQAAHQLIYELSMAAHGSGRPLGDLLAEHPMITDNFDPETVRETIDPSRHIGEASFLTDRIVNVAKVFFAQRLQRNKPISCPFSRSGTCCTVQKPKTNL, encoded by the coding sequence ATGGACTCTTTTCAGACCCCAAGAAGCCATATTACCGATTCACGGTTTTACGGGAACGGCTATACTACCAACGAAGCCGGAATGGTGTTCTGCGACCTGCGGAGGATGCAGCGCTGGCTTGATGTGGAATCTGCTCTGGTTCAGAGTCAGGCCGCACTCAAGATCATTCCCGACGAGGCGGCACGCAAACTTGTCGAAACCGCTCGCCTTGAACTTTTTGATATCGAAGAGATCAGAAAAGATATCATCGAAACCGGGCACTCACTGATCCCACTCCTGAACTCCTGGCAGAGGGCCGCTGGACCGGATGCCGCACGGTACATTCACTTCGGCGCCACCACCCAGGACATTCAGGATACCGCCCAATCCCTGGAACTCCGCGACATCGTAGCCATTATCGATGCTGATCTGCGGGATATTCTCCAGGAACTCTGCAATCTGGCCGAGAAACACCGAGACCTGGTGACTATCGGACGCACCCACTGCCAGCCGGCCCTGCCCACCACCCTCGGGCTGAAATTCGCGGTCTGGCTGGACGAGATGCTGAGAAACTGCCGGAGGCTTGACGAATGCCGGAGCCGGCTCCTGGTCAGTCAGTTGTTCGGCGGAGTGGGAACCATGGCCGCCTTTGCAGGACGCGGACAGGAGTTGATTGAAGAGTTTTCCCGCCGACTCGGCCTGGACACTCCCCTGACCGCCTGGCATTCCGCCAGGGACCGGATAGCCGAATTCACATCCTGCATGGCCCTTCTGACCGGCACCATGGCCAAGATCGCCAACGAAATCTGCCAGTTGTCCCGCAACGAAACCGGAGAACTTGAAGAGCCTTTTCATATGGGTAAAATCGGCAGCACAACCATGCCCCATAAAAGAAACCCTGAACTCTGCGAACAGGTCGTGGTGCTGGCGCGACTGGTCAAATCTTCGGCACTGCTCGGTTTTGAAGGACTGATCAATGAACATGAGCGGGATTACCGGGCCGTCAGAATGGAATGGGCCGGCCTGGTCGATGCCTGTTCCTACACCTGTGGTTCGTTACACCTGATGAAAACCATTCTCCGGGGGCTGATCATTCATCCGGAAAGAATACGCCAAAACCTAGACTCCTCAGCTTGCCTTGTCTCCACCGAAGCCTTAATGTTCTTAGTCGGAAACAGAATCGGCAAACAGGCGGCCCACCAGCTGATCTATGAACTGTCCATGGCAGCCCACGGCAGCGGCAGACCCCTTGGAGATCTGCTGGCGGAACATCCGATGATCACTGACAATTTTGACCCGGAAACGGTCAGGGAAACCATAGACCCGAGCCGACATATCGGTGAAGCCTCCTTCCTCACCGACCGAATTGTGAATGTGGCGAAAGTATTTTTTGCCCAACGTTTGCAACGGAATAAACCGATCAGCTGCCCGTTTTCCCGTTCCGGTACATGCTGCACAGTGCAGAAACCAAAGACGAATTTATAA
- a CDS encoding adenylosuccinate lyase family protein, which yields MPSHPFDYQIQTNLYSTQEMVSLFSERIRFERWLEIERALARVQGRLGIIPAPAAESIDATARMDSIDVNVLREEYGKSRNSLIPLIKALRQACPTEHGEFVHYGATTQDILDTSQVLEIRDVFRILYRDLRALESALTTLTIKHRATPMIGRSHGQQALPITFGLKTASWLAEIRRHLERSKNIYPRIMTGQLSGAVGTMAALGPNGREVSRLTLAELGLHSPTIGWHTARDNIAEAASFMAMVASSCERIAGEVFALAKTETGELNEPALGTAASSSTMPHKRNPVLCQRISVMARHIRALNLTVTEAMVHEHERDTRALWSEWLAVPQISIYTGTTLHYINQVISGLEVDTERMAANLKLHGDVIMSEWLLFRLGESMGKATAHEAVRRLTGLARSSGSTLKACIEADKEISQLLNHEDLARLDHPETYTGEAAAMIDELLLEVERLRQKDPREL from the coding sequence ATGCCATCACATCCTTTTGATTACCAGATCCAGACCAACCTGTACTCCACCCAGGAAATGGTTTCACTCTTTTCGGAAAGGATCCGGTTCGAGCGTTGGCTGGAAATTGAAAGGGCCCTCGCCAGGGTGCAGGGACGACTCGGGATCATTCCTGCCCCTGCAGCCGAATCAATTGACGCGACAGCCCGCATGGACTCTATCGATGTCAATGTCCTGCGTGAGGAATATGGCAAAAGCAGGAACTCGCTCATTCCCCTGATCAAGGCCCTGCGGCAAGCCTGCCCGACCGAACACGGCGAATTCGTGCATTACGGAGCCACCACCCAGGACATTCTTGACACCTCGCAGGTTCTGGAAATCCGCGATGTCTTCAGGATCCTCTACCGTGATTTACGAGCACTAGAATCGGCGCTGACCACACTCACCATAAAACACCGCGCAACACCGATGATCGGCCGCAGTCACGGACAACAAGCACTGCCGATCACCTTCGGCCTGAAAACCGCCTCCTGGCTCGCCGAAATCAGACGCCATCTCGAACGGAGCAAAAACATCTATCCCAGGATTATGACCGGTCAGTTGAGCGGCGCTGTCGGAACCATGGCCGCCCTCGGCCCTAACGGTCGGGAGGTAAGCCGCCTTACCCTTGCCGAACTCGGACTGCACAGCCCGACCATCGGCTGGCACACCGCTCGGGACAATATTGCCGAAGCAGCTTCTTTCATGGCTATGGTTGCCAGTTCCTGCGAACGGATAGCCGGAGAAGTGTTCGCCCTTGCAAAAACCGAAACCGGCGAGCTGAACGAACCAGCCCTTGGCACCGCTGCATCGAGCAGCACCATGCCCCATAAAAGAAATCCGGTTCTCTGCCAGAGAATATCGGTCATGGCCCGGCATATCAGAGCGCTGAACCTGACGGTGACCGAAGCGATGGTCCACGAACATGAGCGGGACACCAGGGCCCTCTGGTCTGAATGGCTTGCAGTCCCTCAGATCTCTATTTACACTGGAACCACCCTTCATTATATTAATCAGGTCATCTCAGGACTTGAAGTCGACACTGAACGGATGGCGGCAAACCTGAAGCTCCATGGCGATGTGATCATGTCCGAGTGGCTGCTGTTCAGACTGGGAGAATCCATGGGTAAAGCCACCGCCCATGAAGCGGTGCGGAGACTGACCGGCCTCGCCCGTTCGTCCGGGTCAACCCTGAAGGCCTGCATCGAAGCAGACAAGGAAATATCGCAGCTGTTAAACCACGAAGATCTTGCCCGCCTGGATCATCCTGAAACATATACCGGAGAGGCGGCGGCCATGATTGACGAGCTACTTCTGGAAGTTGAACGCTTGCGGCAGAAAGACCCGCGGGAACTCTAA
- a CDS encoding Glu/Leu/Phe/Val dehydrogenase, giving the protein MGKQTTYEPAMIFDYRDPLEGFEGWLVIDRFVHRLCAGGMRVQQGLTRDHLVAMARNMTKKMKIAGLRVDGAKCGIDYPPDSPGKADAVKRFLGAIAPYIRSNYSMGPDLNIDMAELEVAAAAIGIPSVKIAIAGCQGWTSEYFLERSEILNRKIDRFTLGQLRAGYGVSSAVLGMLEHLGIEARGATVAIQGFGNLAKAAIYGLNEAGVVIRAISDQNRCLTALTDKGLNAAELLAHRGTLLPDPTDPTSTRVSDRNDITGCTCDILVPAAIENTVTAEVASKLKVNAVVPGANLAITEIGAHVLYENAVPALPDFVAGSGGSLSMEGLYGPDEHPKPQDVLDHVKLRMKEMVKQVMERSTSLGVIPVEAALGICDEREDLPDTRPYGRLH; this is encoded by the coding sequence ATGGGCAAGCAGACCACATACGAACCGGCCATGATCTTTGATTACCGAGATCCGCTTGAGGGTTTTGAGGGCTGGCTGGTCATTGACCGTTTTGTACACCGCCTCTGTGCAGGCGGCATGAGGGTGCAGCAAGGTCTTACCCGCGATCATCTTGTGGCCATGGCCCGCAACATGACTAAAAAAATGAAGATTGCCGGTTTACGGGTTGATGGCGCCAAATGCGGGATTGATTACCCCCCGGATTCTCCCGGCAAGGCCGATGCAGTGAAAAGATTTCTGGGGGCCATCGCACCATATATCCGCTCCAACTACTCCATGGGGCCAGACCTGAATATCGATATGGCGGAACTTGAAGTTGCCGCCGCCGCCATCGGGATCCCTTCCGTAAAGATTGCCATTGCCGGCTGCCAGGGATGGACCTCTGAATATTTTCTGGAACGCTCTGAAATCCTCAACCGAAAAATCGACCGCTTCACCCTTGGCCAACTCAGAGCCGGCTACGGAGTTTCTTCAGCTGTTCTCGGGATGCTCGAACACCTCGGCATTGAAGCGAGAGGGGCAACCGTTGCCATTCAGGGGTTCGGCAATCTTGCCAAGGCGGCAATTTACGGACTGAATGAAGCCGGTGTGGTCATCCGGGCAATTTCCGACCAGAACCGCTGCCTCACCGCCTTGACGGATAAAGGGCTGAATGCTGCTGAACTCCTGGCTCATAGGGGCACCCTGCTGCCGGATCCAACCGATCCCACCTCGACCAGAGTGTCGGATCGTAACGACATAACCGGTTGCACCTGTGATATCCTTGTTCCTGCCGCCATAGAAAATACGGTAACCGCCGAAGTCGCCAGCAAGCTCAAGGTCAATGCGGTTGTTCCCGGCGCCAATCTTGCGATTACCGAGATCGGCGCCCATGTTCTTTATGAGAACGCGGTCCCTGCCCTGCCCGATTTTGTGGCCGGTTCCGGCGGCTCCCTGTCCATGGAGGGTCTGTACGGCCCTGACGAACACCCGAAACCGCAAGACGTCCTGGACCATGTCAAACTGAGAATGAAAGAGATGGTGAAGCAGGTTATGGAACGTAGCACAAGCCTTGGTGTGATCCCGGTTGAAGCGGCCCTGGGTATCTGCGACGAAAGAGAGGATCTTCCGGACACCAGACCCTACGGGCGGCTTCACTAA
- a CDS encoding right-handed parallel beta-helix repeat-containing protein, whose amino-acid sequence MFGKRKIEGSDLNRHKLYWHTLLFSLVLPTITTPHALAGPLELGNQVISTNTTWENDIVIEGVVVVAREAILTIKPGTTISFRKVDSDNDGVGDSEIRVLGGLFAEGLPDKKIVFRSAEKSPGTKDWSYVLLFTSGSQNRISHCVFSHAHTGLQVQFSTASVIHSIFKDNHEGLRFGRADLSIEHSLFTGNDIGIRFTRMEGPALIKNNEITSNRIGIFLVPSGQNITDFFAPDRSGVPWNTGRLKIVGNNIYKNTGYNLNLGEKQFWDLDVTGNYWGEESSAEIGKTIFDRKRDEKLGQAIFTPFSISKFTTTMNTTNRENTD is encoded by the coding sequence ATGTTTGGAAAGCGCAAAATTGAGGGGTCAGATCTGAACAGACATAAACTATATTGGCATACCCTGCTTTTTTCCCTGGTGCTCCCAACCATCACAACTCCTCATGCCCTGGCCGGGCCTCTTGAACTCGGCAACCAGGTGATCAGCACCAACACCACCTGGGAAAATGACATTGTTATTGAAGGGGTTGTGGTCGTCGCCAGAGAGGCCATCCTGACCATAAAGCCGGGAACAACCATCAGTTTCCGCAAGGTAGACAGCGACAACGACGGAGTCGGTGACTCGGAAATACGGGTGCTGGGTGGCCTGTTCGCCGAGGGCCTTCCTGATAAGAAGATCGTCTTCAGGTCTGCGGAAAAATCCCCCGGAACCAAGGACTGGTCCTATGTGCTGCTTTTCACCTCCGGCAGTCAAAACCGGATAAGCCACTGTGTCTTCAGCCATGCGCATACCGGCCTGCAGGTGCAATTCTCGACCGCATCTGTTATACACTCAATATTCAAGGACAATCACGAGGGACTTCGTTTCGGCCGTGCGGATCTGTCAATTGAACACAGCCTATTCACCGGAAACGATATAGGAATCAGGTTCACCAGAATGGAAGGTCCTGCCCTGATCAAAAATAACGAGATCACCAGCAACCGGATCGGCATCTTTCTGGTCCCGTCAGGGCAGAACATTACCGATTTCTTTGCCCCTGACCGTAGCGGTGTTCCCTGGAATACCGGCCGCCTGAAAATAGTCGGCAACAATATTTACAAGAACACCGGATACAATCTGAACCTTGGAGAAAAACAATTCTGGGATCTTGACGTAACGGGGAATTACTGGGGTGAAGAATCGTCTGCAGAAATCGGGAAGACAATCTTTGACCGGAAACGTGATGAAAAACTCGGCCAGGCCATATTCACTCCATTTTCCATCAGTAAATTCACCACTACCATGAATACAACAAACCGGGAAAATACAGACTGA
- a CDS encoding carboxypeptidase-like regulatory domain-containing protein yields MLIFSENTSVVCAGTVEGVILSRRGPVIGSTLKAYRDYDSLTAGSGAIEAEKGEKEGQYKLNLPPGRYYLFAEGVENGRKLYSYHGINPITVTDGYLWLPFFMVEAHDPVCRTADGQGVEGRITFKGEPLDRGVVTIYRQQDGKFRGMGLLTNTVDGKHGFRFDLEPGSYVLIARKKQNDRGIGPVMQGDLFCYPSANPLEVLPDQYCKVEVECYPRDDLHAFLDEDAINPQGRRHDTRREASLKDIEPEGILIPSTGNPATLFGTVQDADGSVGSDLVVTAYPANGLDLFQMHILRLISHYMSRTDKDGKFQIEIDTGGTYYLVAREKVGEAPGRLEKYGLYEGNQNHSITVNPGETKSGIKITVKPIMPYSGLAKRLKDL; encoded by the coding sequence GTGCTGATTTTCTCAGAAAACACCTCCGTTGTCTGCGCCGGAACCGTTGAGGGGGTTATCCTCTCAAGGCGCGGCCCGGTTATCGGTAGCACATTAAAAGCTTATCGCGACTACGATTCACTAACCGCCGGGAGTGGTGCAATTGAAGCCGAGAAAGGTGAAAAAGAAGGGCAGTACAAACTCAATCTCCCACCGGGACGTTACTATCTCTTTGCCGAAGGTGTTGAAAACGGCAGAAAGCTTTACTCCTATCACGGCATCAATCCGATCACGGTCACCGACGGGTACCTCTGGCTGCCCTTTTTCATGGTTGAAGCTCACGATCCGGTCTGCCGTACTGCCGATGGTCAGGGAGTTGAGGGTCGTATCACCTTTAAGGGGGAGCCTCTTGATCGTGGTGTAGTCACCATCTATCGTCAGCAGGACGGCAAATTCCGCGGCATGGGTCTATTAACAAATACCGTGGATGGGAAGCACGGGTTCCGATTCGACCTTGAACCAGGCAGTTATGTCCTGATAGCCAGAAAAAAACAGAATGACCGGGGGATCGGCCCGGTGATGCAGGGCGACCTTTTCTGCTACCCTTCAGCAAATCCGTTAGAGGTTTTACCGGATCAATACTGTAAAGTTGAGGTGGAGTGTTATCCGCGTGACGACCTGCATGCTTTTCTTGATGAAGATGCAATCAATCCTCAAGGCCGCCGACACGACACCAGACGTGAAGCCTCACTCAAAGATATAGAGCCGGAAGGGATTCTGATTCCGTCTACAGGAAATCCGGCCACACTTTTCGGAACAGTTCAAGATGCGGACGGCTCCGTGGGGTCCGACCTGGTCGTCACCGCCTATCCCGCCAACGGGCTTGATCTATTCCAGATGCACATTTTGCGGCTGATCTCACACTATATGTCACGGACCGACAAGGACGGCAAATTCCAAATTGAGATTGATACCGGCGGCACCTACTATCTCGTCGCCCGAGAAAAAGTAGGCGAGGCACCGGGAAGGCTCGAAAAATACGGACTGTACGAAGGGAACCAGAATCACAGCATCACAGTAAATCCCGGAGAAACAAAAAGCGGAATAAAGATCACGGTAAAACCGATCATGCCCTATTCCGGTCTTGCGAAAAGGCTGAAGGATTTGTGA